In Nitrosarchaeum sp., the sequence ACAAGAAAATGGTATATTAAGAAAGACAGATAATGTGTCCATTAGAATAGATTCAGACCTTAGCAATAAGCTACATGAAAAATCAAATGAGCAAAAAATCAGTCTCAATACTTTGATCAATCATCTTTTAGAAAAACAAGTCAATTGGAATGAATTAGCAAATGAAATGGGATGGGTATCTATGTTTAGATCTACATTTAGAGAATTAATGGATTCAAATACAAAAGAAAAAATTCAAAAAATTGCTGAAACTACTGGAACAGTTGATCTAAAAAATTCCTTAAATTACTTTTACGGGCACATCAATCTAGATTCAATTTTAGATCTTTTCAAGAAGAGATGTCAAAGTATGAATGTACAGTTAAGAATTATTCCTATCAACACCTCAATTAAAATCATCATTCAGCATGATCTTGGCAAAAATTGGCCATTGTTTATAATTAAACAGATGAATTCAATACTAAACGAGATAGAGTATAGAATCATCAATGAGGACTATAATAGTCAAGGGTTCTCATTTGAAATTGTCAAAATAGGAGATGAATAGAAAACCTAGGCTCAAGAAAACTCAAATTTTCTAGACTCAAAGGATAATATTCTTAAGGATCGGCACATTTCCAAATATGGGAATGAGCGTATTGGATATTGCAAGGAAATCCCATTATGGGTATTACTTCATTATCATAGCGGCAGCATTAGCAGCATTAGTACACGTACTTAGTAAACCAATGTTAGAAGTTGGAACCAGTCAAATTGAGATCAATCCCATCGTCATGGCATTTTTAGTGTATTTTATCTGTGGGGTATTCTTCACACCGCTTGTAAAAAAATCACCAAAAATTTCCAAAATAAGCAGAAGAGACATCACATTCATGTTATTAATTGGAATTACAGAAGGAGCAGGATTAATTACTTATTTTTATGGAATAAGTACTTCTACGGCAGTAAACGCATCAATATTCAGCAATAGTGAAATCATTTTTGCACTAGTTATTGCAATGTTAGTATTCAAAGAAAGACTACACATCAAAGAATGCATACCTTTTTCAATGATCATCATAGGAATGATGATAATTCCAATAGGAAATGATCTTTATCAGAATGATTTCAGTTTTAGTCTAGTAACAGGAGATTTACTAATAATATTTTCAGGATTATTGTATGCTATAGACATTACTTTATGTAAATATCTAAGTGAACGATTTGATGTAAAAAAAACAGTACAAGTTGTATCATTTACATGCGCTGCAATTACAATCTCAATTATTGCACTATTTCAGATTCCGATTGATATTGAATTGGCACAAATTCCAAATATTTTGGTAATGTCAATAGCAGGTACGGGTATGTCTACATTATTTTTCTTGATGGGTTTGAAGCTAATAGGAGCAGTAAGAACAGTATTGTTATACTCAACCACATCAATATTTGGAATTATTTTTTCAGGATTAATTCTTTCAGAAGTAGTCACATTTACAGATATCATATCAGTAGTTCTAGTATTATCAGGAATATTTTTGCTTAGAAACAGACTTGCAGAGACAGAAACTATTGGTCCAAAGCATAAAACTAGTAACCGTAGTCATGCAAACCATGTATCGTTTACAAAGAAGAGAAAAACATCAAATGTTTCTAAATGGATTCACAATAAAGTTGCTGAAAAGATCAGTCAAGTATTTCCAAATTCAGGCATAGGTTAATCCTAAAAAATACCATTATTACCACATAATGAAATTAGGCTCAAAAATAATTTTATAAAATCAGTTTCGATATACGATAAAAAATACGCATCATTTTCATTTTACTTCAAGACAAAGCAGGCATGAATAATTCAGAAAATAATTCAAATGTAGTGAAGTGTATGTATGTGTACACAATTACGCGATCAGAGTTATAAGCAAAAAATAATCATTTCCAATAATGGAAACAGCCACAAGCATGCTACAATTAGGCAATTTTCCCGTAGATAAAGCCAATTATGAAGAGATAAAAGAATATTTCAGTACATTTGGATTGACCCCAAATCAAGTAAAGGTGTTTTTTTACCTTGGAAAGGTAGGTCAACGATCAGCATCAGATATTGCCAAGGCTGCAGATATTCCAAGAAGCGAAACATATCATTTGTTAACTGCATTACAAAACAAAGGAATAGTTTCTGCAACTTTTGAGCATCCAATTAAATTCTCAGCATTACCCATACAGGAAGCAATTCATGTTTTGGTCAGTACAGAAACTGAGCGCCTAAAAAAATTAAAAAAATCAGGCCCAATTTTAGAAAAATTATGGGAAAAAATTCCAGGAGTCTCAATAGATCCCAATGAAGAACCAGAAGAGAAATTCCAAGTACTTCAAGGGGGTAATCAGGTAAATAGCAAGATATTTGACATGATATTAAATGCAAAAAATGAATGCAGAATACTCGGTTCAGAAAAAGACATGATAAAATTTTACCATGCAAATTTCTTAGAAGCATTAAAAGAGCGCAATATTGATTACAAAATACTATCACCTGTTTCAAAAAAATCACAATACATTTTCAAAAATATGGATAAAACAAAAATTAAAGAATTATGCCCAACTGTAAAAGATAATTTGTGCTTTCTGATCAAAGATGATGATGAAGTGTTATTTTTTATTAAAAATTCAACAGGAAGCAATAGAGAGATGAGAGCAATTTGTACCAATTCAGAGACAATAATTTATTCAAAATCTTTATTGTTTAACAATTATTGGTCAAACGAAAGCATAGGAGATTCAAATTGAGCAGATGCAGTTGTGGATATTGTACAGAAGACAAAGATAGTTTCGTATTACACTTAGTTAATGGGTGGTATGATCTTAGAAAAGATCATTCATTAAACAGATAGCAAAACGATTCTAAATTAAAGACTCGTCACTTACTTCAATGGGTTTTCTTCCCATAAATCCAGAATCTTTTTCATGCCAAAATTTTATTTCAGTTTCACCATATTTCCAACAGAGCCAAACTTCTTGGTCAAATCGTTTAGATGGGAAATCAAGTAAACCCTGCTCTACACTTTTAACTACTACACCGGTATTTTCAAGCATTTCTAGTGCTTCATAAAATGTAGTAATTGCAGAATTGAGTTTTTGCTTAAGTAAGATATAGACTTCAAATGAGTCAGTAGACATACTTGTTTGGATTTCATGTTCCAATTTAGAGATCTCATTCTTTTTTGCTAGTGTAAACTCAAATTTCTTGATTACATCTGGTAGGGCTTGATTTGCTTCATTTATGGTAAAATATGAAAACATGTTGTAACCACTTCGCACTTGATTAAATATCTTAGGTGCAAATTTATTATCATTAATTTTGATGAAATATTATGAATGAAGAAGAAATTGAAGGATTAATTACTCAAACAATCAACGGGGCAGCATTAACAATTCCTGCATATCTAGAAGACATAAAACAAAATCAAGAATCACTTAAAGTAGAAAATCCACAAGAATTTGTTTATGGAATGATTATGGGTATGGCACTTGGAATGACAGGGGCATTATTAAGCACGCAAACAGAAATGCCTTCAGCCGAAGAACAAATGAAAGTAAGAGACATCATATACAAATACATCCCAGAGATAAGAGAAAAGATCTTTAGTTGATAGAATTTACCAGAGATGAAGAAGTATTTCTTCAATCTATAGAAGAAGCTAGAATTGCAACATCTCATTCAGATATTCCACATGTAAAGCCAGTATCATATATTTTTCATAATGGATTTATTTTCATTGCAACAGATTATCAAACTAGGACGTTTAAAAATTTGAAGATAAATCCAAAAACAAGTGTAACAATTGATATTTATGAATCAGGAAAGCACAAGGCGGTTTGTATTCAGGGCAGAGTGGAAATATTAGAAAAAGGAAAAGAGTTTTTAGACATATACAAAAAATTTGAAGATAAATTCCCATGGGTTAGAAATGAACCATGGAAAGAAAATGAAGCACCGTTTCTTAAAATTATATCTACAAACAAAACAAGTTGGGGAATAAATAAGAAATAAATGGAAAAATTAATGATTAAGTTGCAATTTCAGGTTCTATTTGAGCCAAAAGACCTTGAACTGAAATTGGTTTTTGGTGTGTTGAACGAACGCCTAGTTCTTTGAGAAATTTAATCTGATATTTATCAAGTTCCAGCGCACTTACTACAACAACTTTTCTAATTTCAGAGGATTTTTTATCATTTAAATCCAGAAGAAAATCAATCCCACTATAATTAGGCATGCACATATCAAGCAAAATTAGATCATAATTATTTTTCAACACCATATTCAGGCCTTTTTTTCCATCAGTTGCACTTTCAAAATGATGATTTTTAGTCATAAGTATATCTGCAAATACTTCACTGATTTCTGGAACATCTTCGATGTGTAATATTTTCATAGTGTTCTATGTATAGATATATTCATAAAAATTAGTTTGTGCATTTGCGCAAACTGAAATTTAATTTAATGTTGCAGATAAAGATTACGCACGAAAGATAACAATCAAGTGTTTTCAGCTAATTTACGAATATGACTGGTATCTTTTTGATATGCCAAATCAAGAGCTCGTTGAATTTCATCCAGGCTCTTTTTTGTGGTTGTTTCATTTCCTTTAATTATTTTGCATTCCTGAATTATTGGCAGTCCACAGAAATTCCTATACTGAGCATATGAAACTACGCAGTGATAGATTTTTGGATCGTCATTAAATTTATACTGAATCTTAAAAGGCAATCAAAACTATGATAATTGATATTACTAATAACTTTTGAGACAGGTAGTTAAAAGAATATCAAGATGGAATAGGATTCTTTATAGACTTTAAAAGACTAACTAGTTTTTCAACGGGATATGGTTTTTCTAAAATCATAGTTGGTTTTAATTGCATAATTTTTTGAGTTATTGATTTATCACTATTTCCAGTTAACACTATTACAGAAGCGTCTGAATCAATTTTTTTTATGTGTTCTAGACCATACAGTCCATCATAATTAGGCATTGCAATATCCATCAATACAAAATCAGGTTTTAATTTAGCATACAAATTAACTGCTTGTAATCCATCAGTGCCAGTTCCCATAATATTAAAATCTTCAAGAAGGAGATATTCAGAGAGCAAATCCAGTATATCTTCGTCGTCGTCAATTAATATTACTGAGCCATTCATACAATAATTTTTCATATATACCCAATATTCTACCGTATGTTATTTTATTAAATAACATAAGATTTTCATAAGTTAAACATTGAAAAATATATTCCAAGACAGGATAAACCTACTAAAAATTATAAACTAGATAATTAATTGTGAGAAGGAAAGTGATTTGCATTTTCATAGATATTTTTTGATATTACATTACAGCGATTTTTAATTTGTTGAAAATACATTTTTGTTTCGTCATCAAGTGATTTTTTAAAGCGAAGTTCAAGCATTTGAGCAGATAGTCCTATAACAGTGACATCATCAATAATCTTATTTAAAAAAGTAGGCAATTTTGCGATCTTTATCACAGTCATCGTATTAATAATCAAAATATTAGAATATAACAAATATTTGCCAAAATTGGAAACGATAGCATGAAGAAAGCTTGGGTATGGTCAAGATCATATCAAAATGAGTAAAAAATAGATTTATCAGTTAAAAAATATGCAACTAAGATTAATTAGTATGAATATCTTAATGTAATCATGCCAGGATTAGATCATCTTATTGCAAAATCATTAAACAATATAATTAAACAAAATTTAGGGGTAAAAACCATCCAAAAGATCGAAAATAGATTATTTGAAAAATACGGAATTTCGTGGAATCAATCACTGGAGGAATTTGAAAAACTAGATTTTGTTTTAAAAGAATTATTTGGAAATATAGGTGCAAAAGGTCTAGAACAAAGATTTTGTAATGCCATATTCGATACAAAATCAAAGAAAAACACAGAGAATTGGATTATAATTTGTGATCCAGATATCAATTCCAACATAATTCAAACATTTGGAGATTTAGAAAAAAAGAAAATCATAGAATCAGTAATGGAGTCACCAAAAATAATCTATGAGATAATTAAAGATTGTAGTCTACCTCAGACATCAGGATATAGAAAAGTTAATGCATTAATTGATGAGGGATTTTTAATTCCAACTGAATTTGAAATTAAAGAAAATAAGCGAATATACAAATACTCAAGCATAATTAAGAATCTGAAAATAGACATAAGCTCAAACAAAATCAAAGCTAGTGTTTTGCTAAATGAACCACAACAAAATCAATGTTCATTTTTACAAATTGTTACAAAGTAACACAGATCAACACAAATGCATTTGTTGTATAAATAGCGATCATCATAATTTTGAAGAGTTATTTACTCTAAAAAATGTGAAAACATGTGAAAAAATCCAAACGAGTAGTAATTGTTGATGATAATATTGACATTACAGGAGTTTTTGCAGATATTTTCGAGTTAACAGGTAACAAGGTAGTAGGGGTAGGTCACGATGGAAGAGATGCTTTAGAGTTATTTCTGAAACACAAACCAGACTTTATTTTCATTGATGTAATGATGCCTGTGATGAATGGGATAGACGCCTTGAAAGCAATTAAAGAAAATGATCCAAACGCCAAGGTAATAATGGTCACCGCGGACAATAGCACAAACACAATAAAGGATCTAGAAAAACTCAATGCAACGGCAATAATTTTCAAGCCGTTTAAAATTGAAGATATTATTAACATCATTGAAAAATTTGAAGATTAAAAAAGAAATAAAAAGATGAATTGCTATTTCACAAATTATGTCAAATAAAATCAAATGTTCTCACATTTTAGTAACAAAACAGAGTGAAGCAATTACAATCTATGAACGTCTAAAAAAAGGTGAAAAATTTGGAAAATTAGCCAAAGAATTATCCATAGATTCAGGCAGTGCAAAAAGAGATGGCAATCTAGGATATTTTACAAAAGGAATGATGGTAAAACCATTCGAAGAGGCTGCATTCAAATTACAAATTGGCGAGATGTCTGAACCAATTAAATCAGAATTTGGATATCACATCATCAAAAGATTCGGATAAAGAGCAATTATGCTTTAGTTTTTAATTTTTAAAATTACAAAAATGCATCTAATCCTTTTTTATTAGATTCAATACCTTGATTTTTTTCTAGTACCTTTGTCATTTTTTCACCCATTGATTTAGCAGAAGTCATTTTTCTTTTTCCAATCCAATAATATGTCTCATCGATTGTATCTTTTGCAATAAGTACAACTAGCTTACCAGTATCTTTTCTTCCAGTTCTACCGCGTCTTTGAATATATCTAATTGAGCTTGGTACATTATCATAAAAAATCACCTGATTAACTTCAGAAATATCTAATCCCTCTTCACCTACACGTGTTGCAACTAAAACTCTAAAAAGACCATCACGAAAGTCTTGAACTGTTTGGATTTGTTTTTTTTGTTTTAAACCGGTTTCACCAGACTTTCCAATCAATATTCCAGCAGAGATACCCATTTCAGTCAACTTGTTAAAAATCACATCGACGGAATCACGATAGCTAGTAAATATCAAGGCTTTACCTGGAACTGATTCAATGATTTCTTTTAATTTTAAAATTTTAGAATGTTCTATTCCTTTTGATTGTGCATCATTTGCAAGATGTATTGCTCTTGTAAAATTAGGATCAATTTCAAATAGATCTTTCACACCAACACCTTTTTTTATTTTTGCACGCTCACAAAACTTCAAAAAAGAGGTAATACCGTGAGCTTCCAAAATGTTTAATGCATAATGAATTCGAATTGCGGTGAATAGTGGTTTTGCAGATCGTCTGTTTTGATTTAACACAAATTGCCTAATACGTAACAATGCAGATAATGACTTTTGATCAGCAAGTTTGATTCCATTTTTTCTAAGAATATCATATCGTTCATCTAAAGCTAATTTGAGCAATATTTGAATTGCCTTCATTTCAGGAGGAAGTTCAACATTTATCCATTCAGTGTTTGTCTCTTGAGTATATGGCTTTACATCAGGACTATCCTCGGTTCTTTCAGCAACATTTGAGATACGTAGTCGGATTAACAATTCAGTTGCTTTGTCTTTTTCACTTGGAAGTGTTGCAGTCATTCCAAGAATTCTCAGATTAGAATTTGCAAATCTATCGGCAATCCCAGAATATGCATAATCACCAACAGTTCGATGAACTTCATCAAAAACTACTAAACAAAATTGATCTTGAGAAACTATTTGTCGATCCAGATCATTTTTTGCAATTTCAGGAGTTGCACATATAACACTGTTGCCCCAAAGTTTTGTTCGTTTTTGAATTGGGTCTT encodes:
- a CDS encoding DMT family transporter; protein product: MGMSVLDIARKSHYGYYFIIIAAALAALVHVLSKPMLEVGTSQIEINPIVMAFLVYFICGVFFTPLVKKSPKISKISRRDITFMLLIGITEGAGLITYFYGISTSTAVNASIFSNSEIIFALVIAMLVFKERLHIKECIPFSMIIIGMMIIPIGNDLYQNDFSFSLVTGDLLIIFSGLLYAIDITLCKYLSERFDVKKTVQVVSFTCAAITISIIALFQIPIDIELAQIPNILVMSIAGTGMSTLFFLMGLKLIGAVRTVLLYSTTSIFGIIFSGLILSEVVTFTDIISVVLVLSGIFLLRNRLAETETIGPKHKTSNRSHANHVSFTKKRKTSNVSKWIHNKVAEKISQVFPNSGIG
- a CDS encoding helix-turn-helix domain-containing protein; translation: METATSMLQLGNFPVDKANYEEIKEYFSTFGLTPNQVKVFFYLGKVGQRSASDIAKAADIPRSETYHLLTALQNKGIVSATFEHPIKFSALPIQEAIHVLVSTETERLKKLKKSGPILEKLWEKIPGVSIDPNEEPEEKFQVLQGGNQVNSKIFDMILNAKNECRILGSEKDMIKFYHANFLEALKERNIDYKILSPVSKKSQYIFKNMDKTKIKELCPTVKDNLCFLIKDDDEVLFFIKNSTGSNREMRAICTNSETIIYSKSLLFNNYWSNESIGDSN
- a CDS encoding DUF2203 domain-containing protein; translation: MFSYFTINEANQALPDVIKKFEFTLAKKNEISKLEHEIQTSMSTDSFEVYILLKQKLNSAITTFYEALEMLENTGVVVKSVEQGLLDFPSKRFDQEVWLCWKYGETEIKFWHEKDSGFMGRKPIEVSDESLI
- a CDS encoding pyridoxamine 5'-phosphate oxidase family protein — its product is MIEFTRDEEVFLQSIEEARIATSHSDIPHVKPVSYIFHNGFIFIATDYQTRTFKNLKINPKTSVTIDIYESGKHKAVCIQGRVEILEKGKEFLDIYKKFEDKFPWVRNEPWKENEAPFLKIISTNKTSWGINKK
- a CDS encoding response regulator, encoding MKILHIEDVPEISEVFADILMTKNHHFESATDGKKGLNMVLKNNYDLILLDMCMPNYSGIDFLLDLNDKKSSEIRKVVVVSALELDKYQIKFLKELGVRSTHQKPISVQGLLAQIEPEIAT
- a CDS encoding response regulator codes for the protein MNGSVILIDDDEDILDLLSEYLLLEDFNIMGTGTDGLQAVNLYAKLKPDFVLMDIAMPNYDGLYGLEHIKKIDSDASVIVLTGNSDKSITQKIMQLKPTMILEKPYPVEKLVSLLKSIKNPIPS
- a CDS encoding response regulator, whose product is MKKSKRVVIVDDNIDITGVFADIFELTGNKVVGVGHDGRDALELFLKHKPDFIFIDVMMPVMNGIDALKAIKENDPNAKVIMVTADNSTNTIKDLEKLNATAIIFKPFKIEDIINIIEKFED
- a CDS encoding peptidylprolyl isomerase; translated protein: MSNKIKCSHILVTKQSEAITIYERLKKGEKFGKLAKELSIDSGSAKRDGNLGYFTKGMMVKPFEEAAFKLQIGEMSEPIKSEFGYHIIKRFG
- a CDS encoding DEAD/DEAH box helicase; translation: MELEYLNRKYIQKNSIEKRDYQVNLANQAIQENCIVVLPTGLGKTAIALQVIAEYLSKGIGGVLFLAPTRVLVNQHYEFLKQHLAIDDIALITGEDPIQKRTKLWGNSVICATPEIAKNDLDRQIVSQDQFCLVVFDEVHRTVGDYAYSGIADRFANSNLRILGMTATLPSEKDKATELLIRLRISNVAERTEDSPDVKPYTQETNTEWINVELPPEMKAIQILLKLALDERYDILRKNGIKLADQKSLSALLRIRQFVLNQNRRSAKPLFTAIRIHYALNILEAHGITSFLKFCERAKIKKGVGVKDLFEIDPNFTRAIHLANDAQSKGIEHSKILKLKEIIESVPGKALIFTSYRDSVDVIFNKLTEMGISAGILIGKSGETGLKQKKQIQTVQDFRDGLFRVLVATRVGEEGLDISEVNQVIFYDNVPSSIRYIQRRGRTGRKDTGKLVVLIAKDTIDETYYWIGKRKMTSAKSMGEKMTKVLEKNQGIESNKKGLDAFL